A genomic stretch from Bacteroidetes Order II. bacterium includes:
- a CDS encoding trypsin-like peptidase domain-containing protein produces the protein MATPLWKWFIWFLMFPSLLDIVHAQEGLEVAAERMRGVAIRIWTEVEDLDENESVTSQGGSALIISKNYVVTNAHVAFDRDFFLRTIGDPWEQRRFAAANLKFSYIVSLGPGKEIPAEVVWRSPKDVAILKLSEPIVRDLVPFVPTNWVRMAQTVNVMGYPAAADRDAGGDDFYIPSLTRGIISKEVRKDEYGRKLFQTDAAINAGNSGGPMFNACGEVIGINVEKALTTIRNTQGEEQRLAIGEGIGWALPFDEWVQGLDELKIPYTYAAAPCSGISEGGVLPASGVANPIKDRLYLIGLLVAILLSVTAVILALTKRGRVMMREAVTRSRELVSRRIPSGRSAKFTAGPHVPVLACVGGYYEGTTIELGEKPLAIGRDARMCQLVYPQDKTEISRRHCVIRYEEKDQAFFLEDCWSKNGTYALSSGKIPGGEQIVLKTGERFYAGDSGNMFEVNLESLSMS, from the coding sequence ATGGCTACTCCTTTGTGGAAGTGGTTTATATGGTTTTTGATGTTCCCATCGTTGTTAGACATTGTTCATGCACAAGAGGGGCTGGAAGTTGCCGCCGAACGGATGCGTGGCGTTGCTATCCGTATCTGGACCGAGGTTGAAGATTTAGATGAAAACGAATCGGTAACTTCTCAAGGTGGATCGGCGTTGATTATTTCTAAAAACTATGTCGTAACAAATGCACATGTCGCATTCGACCGAGATTTTTTTCTTCGGACCATTGGAGATCCATGGGAACAGCGACGGTTTGCAGCTGCAAATCTAAAGTTTTCCTATATCGTTTCATTGGGGCCTGGTAAAGAAATACCAGCCGAAGTGGTTTGGCGCTCTCCCAAAGATGTGGCCATTTTAAAACTCTCGGAGCCAATTGTTCGGGACTTGGTTCCGTTTGTACCGACCAATTGGGTGCGAATGGCACAGACCGTTAATGTGATGGGTTATCCGGCTGCTGCAGACCGAGATGCTGGGGGGGATGACTTTTATATACCTTCCTTAACTCGTGGCATTATCAGCAAAGAAGTCCGAAAAGATGAATATGGGCGGAAGTTGTTCCAAACCGATGCAGCGATCAATGCAGGAAACTCCGGAGGACCCATGTTTAATGCTTGTGGAGAGGTGATTGGCATTAATGTGGAAAAAGCGCTTACGACGATCCGCAATACCCAAGGCGAGGAACAACGTTTAGCCATTGGCGAAGGAATTGGATGGGCGCTTCCGTTTGATGAATGGGTTCAAGGGTTAGATGAATTAAAAATACCGTACACATATGCCGCTGCGCCTTGTTCCGGTATCAGTGAGGGGGGGGTATTACCTGCATCGGGCGTTGCAAATCCGATCAAAGATCGGTTGTACCTGATCGGGCTTTTAGTCGCGATTTTGCTCAGTGTAACTGCGGTCATTTTGGCATTAACCAAAAGAGGACGGGTGATGATGCGTGAAGCAGTAACACGGAGCCGCGAGTTGGTGAGTAGAAGAATTCCATCCGGACGGAGTGCGAAGTTTACTGCTGGGCCTCATGTTCCGGTCTTGGCTTGTGTTGGGGGGTATTATGAAGGGACAACCATAGAATTGGGCGAAAAGCCACTGGCAATTGGCCGGGATGCCCGAATGTGTCAATTGGTGTATCCGCAAGACAAGACCGAGATTAGCCGTCGGCATTGTGTGATCCGATACGAGGAAAAAGACCAAGCTTTTTTCTTAGAAGATTGCTGGTCTAAAAATGGAACCTATGCCTTGAGCAGTGGAAAAATTCCCGGTGGCGAGCAAATCGTGCTGAAAACGGGTGAAAGATTCTATGCAGGGGATTCGGGCAATATGTTTGAAGTAAATTTGGAATCTCTTTCCATGTCTTAA
- a CDS encoding right-handed parallel beta-helix repeat-containing protein, with protein sequence MAQWDYFCPGCFREKGAVAICPHCGFDEHARRSPLILPYRTLIGKQYITGRLLGKPGGFGITYLGFDTVLNTRVAIKEFLPRELVSRAPDGIQMQLHTEEDRSLFEFSKDRFLHEARTLVRIDHPNVVRVRNYLEANGTAYIVMNYYEGANLSEYLEANRGKIPEEQALGYLLPILSGLTEVHRKGFLHRDIKPGNIYITHEGRPILLDFGAARSAVKEQSRGLSVVLSPGFAPIEQYHRSGEQGTWTDVYGCAATLYYALTGKLPPEATERLANDDPDRLKNRLQGVSSTVTDAILKGLSVHPKERPQTVEAFSALLSGSAMPFSEQKTVAKAEPVNHDTRPTASQPPLTMPPTVGYDYPVAYFPTDVPAPQQPTVERRWDWTSLAIFFAGVLMALLALAVWFYKTNRPTQLIVSSSGQGDYRKIMEAVEASGEGMKIYVEPGTYREVLVLDRDVEIIARKEKGDVMIENANNHVITVKTATPVLKGFKVRATGKEKSGQHALYVTGGTPILEDCVFTSTGGVPIQISGRDAKPHLKRISIPKSHTDGIAIDQQASGLIEGVEIANTKGWGVVVLGAKEPIIQQSKIYNTEEGGVWIENGGGTLKEVEIYGMNKPGVQISRNATATLSMVDIHDGKQNGIFISENSQAKIEKSKVYKNAFAGIAIRDGSDPVITETKIYDGLDNGVWIYNGGKGRLENVEIYGNQKNGMLISSNAMPAIVKSRIYGSKQAGILFDQRAKGTIDETEIYANEKTGIVIREGSDPLIRRSKIYDGKEAGILVGSNGKGTIEYSQVFRNAFQNIHIEDSGNPTIRQTDIYDGQGGGVWVTNKGNGLVENCNIYNNARFGVGIEKQGDPTIRQSKIYGSHSHGVWISVGGRGTIQENQIYGNAEYGVYINPNTAPSLVSNTINSNGQGDVLDLGF encoded by the coding sequence ATGGCTCAATGGGATTATTTCTGTCCGGGGTGTTTCCGGGAAAAAGGTGCGGTGGCTATTTGTCCTCATTGCGGTTTTGATGAGCATGCACGCCGCTCCCCGCTAATACTGCCGTATAGAACCCTTATCGGCAAGCAATATATTACGGGTAGATTACTTGGTAAACCAGGTGGTTTTGGTATTACTTACTTGGGTTTTGATACGGTTTTAAATACACGAGTAGCCATTAAGGAGTTTTTGCCACGAGAATTGGTGAGTCGGGCGCCCGATGGCATTCAGATGCAACTACATACCGAGGAAGACCGTTCTCTTTTTGAGTTTAGTAAAGACCGGTTTTTGCATGAGGCACGTACCTTGGTTCGGATAGATCATCCAAATGTGGTGCGGGTCCGAAATTATCTGGAAGCAAATGGAACGGCCTATATTGTGATGAACTATTACGAAGGGGCCAATCTGAGCGAGTATTTAGAGGCTAACCGGGGTAAGATTCCCGAAGAACAAGCGTTGGGGTATCTCTTGCCGATTCTTTCCGGTCTGACCGAGGTACACCGAAAGGGCTTCTTACATCGAGACATCAAGCCGGGTAATATTTACATCACTCACGAAGGTCGTCCAATCTTGCTGGATTTTGGGGCGGCACGTTCAGCCGTTAAAGAACAGTCGCGCGGGCTTTCGGTCGTGTTATCGCCTGGCTTCGCACCCATCGAGCAATACCACCGTAGTGGCGAACAAGGAACTTGGACAGATGTTTATGGGTGTGCGGCAACGCTTTATTATGCCCTGACGGGTAAATTGCCCCCAGAAGCAACGGAACGGCTTGCAAATGACGATCCGGATAGGTTGAAGAACCGATTACAAGGGGTTTCATCAACGGTAACTGATGCGATCTTGAAGGGATTATCTGTACACCCGAAAGAACGGCCACAGACAGTCGAGGCGTTCTCTGCGTTGCTTTCGGGTAGTGCGATGCCCTTCTCCGAACAAAAAACAGTGGCCAAAGCCGAGCCTGTAAACCATGATACACGTCCTACGGCATCACAACCACCCCTTACTATGCCACCAACAGTGGGTTATGATTATCCTGTGGCGTATTTCCCAACGGACGTCCCTGCGCCCCAACAGCCTACGGTGGAGCGGCGGTGGGATTGGACCTCCCTCGCCATTTTCTTTGCGGGTGTGTTGATGGCGCTTCTTGCATTGGCTGTCTGGTTCTACAAAACAAATCGCCCAACTCAGTTGATTGTTTCATCGTCTGGTCAGGGGGATTACCGAAAAATTATGGAGGCTGTGGAAGCATCTGGAGAAGGTATGAAAATCTATGTGGAGCCTGGAACATACCGGGAAGTGTTGGTTCTGGATCGGGATGTTGAGATCATTGCTCGGAAGGAAAAAGGGGATGTCATGATTGAAAATGCCAACAACCATGTGATCACAGTAAAAACGGCAACTCCTGTTTTGAAAGGCTTTAAGGTGCGGGCTACCGGAAAAGAAAAAAGTGGGCAACACGCCTTATATGTTACGGGGGGTACACCGATATTAGAAGATTGTGTTTTTACATCCACCGGAGGCGTACCCATTCAAATCAGTGGCCGAGATGCCAAGCCGCATTTGAAGCGTATTTCCATTCCTAAAAGTCATACGGATGGTATAGCGATTGATCAACAAGCGAGTGGGTTGATCGAAGGGGTGGAAATTGCCAATACGAAGGGCTGGGGGGTGGTTGTCTTGGGCGCGAAAGAACCCATTATCCAGCAATCCAAAATTTATAATACGGAGGAGGGAGGTGTTTGGATTGAAAATGGAGGAGGGACCCTGAAGGAAGTGGAAATCTACGGGATGAATAAGCCGGGCGTCCAGATAAGTCGGAACGCAACAGCAACCCTTAGTATGGTGGATATTCATGACGGAAAACAAAATGGCATTTTTATTTCTGAAAACAGCCAAGCCAAAATAGAGAAAAGTAAAGTCTATAAAAACGCCTTCGCGGGCATTGCCATCCGCGATGGGAGCGATCCGGTTATAACTGAGACCAAAATTTATGATGGCCTCGATAATGGCGTTTGGATATACAATGGAGGAAAAGGTCGGTTGGAAAATGTGGAAATATATGGCAACCAGAAAAATGGTATGTTGATCAGTAGTAATGCCATGCCGGCCATCGTAAAATCGAGAATTTATGGCAGTAAACAAGCAGGAATTTTGTTTGATCAGCGGGCAAAGGGAACCATAGATGAAACAGAGATCTATGCGAACGAAAAAACGGGGATTGTTATCCGAGAAGGGAGTGACCCGCTCATTCGTCGTTCTAAGATATATGATGGCAAAGAGGCAGGGATTTTGGTAGGCTCTAATGGGAAGGGGACGATTGAATATTCGCAAGTATTCCGAAACGCCTTTCAAAATATCCATATAGAGGATAGTGGAAATCCGACCATCCGGCAAACAGATATTTATGACGGTCAGGGAGGGGGCGTCTGGGTAACGAATAAAGGAAATGGATTGGTGGAAAACTGCAATATTTATAACAATGCCCGGTTTGGGGTGGGGATTGAAAAACAAGGAGATCCAACCATTCGCCAGTCTAAAATCTATGGCAGTCATTCGCATGGTGTTTGGATATCGGTGGGCGGACGGGGAACCATTCAGGAGAATCAGATTTACGGTAACGCGGAATATGGGGTTTATATCAATCCTAATACCGCACCTTCTTTGGTCAGTAATACAATAAATTCGAATGGACAAGGGGATGTATTGGACCTGGGCTTCTAA